The nucleotide window GAGCTCATCAAGGACCTGGCCGCTGAAAAGCACAGGATATATGTCTTCAGTGACCTGGGAAGCGGCTCGATGGGTCTCATCGAGAAGTACCTTGAAGGCGCCACGGTCGTTGTTGCTGACCACCACCCGCCCGAGAAGGAGAGCTTCTCCACGGAGTCCCACGTTCTCGTTAATCCGGTCCCCTTCGGCGCCAACAGCGTCCGCGATCTCAGCGGTTCGGGCGTTGCCTACTTTGTCGCCAGGGAGATGAACGAGAAGAACCGTGATCTGGCCTATATAGCCCTCGTCGGTGCAGTCGGTGACATGCAGGAGATAGACGGCACGTTCCACGGCATGAACATGGACATCATAGAGGACGGAAAGGGTCTCGGTATCCTGGAGATCCGGAAGGAACTTCGCCTCTTCGGACGCGAAAGCCGGCCTCTGCGCCAGATGCTGGCCTATTCCACCAACCCGGAGATTCCCGAGGTAACCGGCGATGAGCGGAAGGCCATAGAGTGGCTCCGCGCCAAGGGCTTCGACCCGGACGTGAGGTACTGGCAGCTCCGCGAGGAGGAGAAGAGGAAGCTTCACGATGCACTCGTGATACATCTCATCAAGCACGGCGCCCCAAAGGAGGCCATAGACAGGCTCATAGGCGACGTGGTGGTAAGCCCGCTCTATCCCGAGGGCGACCCGAGGCACGAGGCGAGGGAGTTCGCAACTTTGCTCAACGCCACCGGCAGACTGAACGCCGGGACGCTGGGAGTTGCGATATGTCTCGGCGACGAGGATGCCTACAGGAAGGCCAGAAAGATGCTTGACGACTACAAGCGGGAACAGATAGAGGCCAGGAAGTTCATAATCCAGAACTGGAGCATGGCGGATGAGGGAGAGCACGCCTACGTCTTCTACGCGGGCAGGAGCATCCGGGACACTCTCGTCGGCATCGCCGCCAACATAGCGATAAACGCCGGGCTGGTTGACCCAGAGAAGCCGGTCGTGGTGCTGGCCGACAGCGACGAGGACGAGAGCCTCGTGAAGGGATCCGCAAGGACAACCGAGAAAGCCCTGGCGAAGGGCTATCACCTCGGCGATGCACTGCGTGAGGTCGCGGAGAAGCTCGGCGGAGAGGGCGGAGGGCATGCGATAGCCGCAGGAATTCGCTTCCCGAGGGACAGGATCGAGGAGTTCATCAGGCTCTTCAACGAGGCCCTTGGAAGGCAGCTCCGGGAGGGAAAATCCGGTGAGAATTGAGGCCAGGGTGGAGATGATCTGGCACTACGGCGATCCGGAGAGGGCGGAGGCCATAGCCCGGTCCCTTGAAGTGGACAACGCGAACATTCCGGATGACCTAAAGAAAAGTTTAAATGTGCTGACCCGATGGGAAAATGGGGACGTCATAACAAAGGTTAAATACTCGGGTGAGATTGAAACACTCATCAAAGCGCTGGACGATTTGGTGTTTTCAATCAAAATCGCCGAAGATGTAACCGAAAAGGTGTGAAGTGGAGGTGTTAAGATGGCAAAAGTTAACCCAAGGAAGAAGGCTGCCGCTACCAAGGATAAGTGGAAGAGCAAGGAGTGGTATATAGTTTACGCTCCGGACTTCTTCGGGAGCAAGGAGATAGGCCTTACCCCGGCCGACGAGCCGGAGAAGGTCATAGGAAGGGTCATCGAGACCACCCTCAAGGACCTCACCGGCGACTTCACCAAGGGCCAGGTCAAGCTCTACTTCCAGGTCTACGACGTCAAGGGCCAGAACGCCTACACCAAGTTCAAGGGCCACACCCTCTCAAGGAGCTACATAAGGAGCCTCGTCAGGAGGAGAACCACCCGCGTTGACGGTATCTACAACGTCACCACCAAGGACGGCTACAAGCTCCGCGTCATGGGCATGGTCATCGCCTACAGGCGCATCCAGACCAGCCAGGAGAGGGCCATCAGGGAGATCATCAGGGACATCATCTACAAGAAGGCCGAGGAGCTTGACTACAGGGACTTCGTTCTTGAGGCCGTCAGCGGCAAGATGGCGGCTGAGATAGCCAAGGAAGCCAGGAAGATTTACCCGATCAAGAGGGCTGAGATCAGGAAGATCAAGGTTCTCGCCGAGCCGGAGGCCTGATGGCCTCTCAATTCTCTATTCTCTGACCTCCTGCCGCTGCCCACATGCTTTTAAATACTCCCGCGAGTGTTTCCTGGGGGTGAGGGTGTGAAGTTTCTCGTGAAGACCCAGCGGGGTATGGAGGGCGTTGCAGCCAATTATATCAGGGAGGCACTTCCGGACGCGGAGATATGGATCTCCCCGATGGGCTATTACGGACTCGTCATCGTGGAGACTGGGGACGAGAATGCGGGCGAGGTGATGCTCGGCATTCCCGAGATCGAGAGGGTAATTCCCGTTCTCGCGGAGGTTCCTGCCGAGCTTGAGAGGATCGTTGAAACCGCCGAGAAGGTGGTCCCGCTCATAGGGGAAAACGAGACCTTCGCAGTGAAGACAAAGAGGCGCGGAAAGCACGGGTTCTCAAGCATCGACGTCAACAGGGAGCTCGGAGCAAAGGTGCGCGAGCTCACGGGCGCCGACGTGAACCTCAGCTGGCCGGACAAGATTGTCCAGGTCGAGATAATCGGGGACAGAGCATACGTTTCGGTTCTCCCGGGCGAGGAGTTCAGGAAGTTCACTCCCGACAAGAAGGACGCAAGGGAGCTCTTCCGCAAGGTCACCGTGGTTCAGATGCCGTACTGGGGAGGCCTTAAGGTCTGCCGCTCCTTCGGGGAGAAGATCGGAAGGGCCGCCCAGGCCTTTGAGGTGAAGGAGCTCATAATAGCCCCGAAGGGAAAGATGGACGCCCTTGAGCTGGCCGAGTTCATCAAAGGGGTCCGGGTTGGTCAGGAGAGCAGGCACAGAATACAGCGTGAGAGCTATCCATGGAAGGTTGAGAAGGTTCCCGTCAGCGTGTGGGACCTTTATCAGGTAGTTCGCGACAAAAGGAGGGACAAAAGGCTCCTCATAATAACGGATCCCAAAGGCCCAACCGTGGCGGAGGTGGGAGAGAGGCTTGCGCGTGACATGTTCCATGCGAAGGAGGTCGTTGTGTTCATCGGCTCCCGCGAGGGGATTCCGAGGGGCCTCTTCAGGTTCGCGGATTACGTGATCGACCTTGCCCCGTATATGACCTTTGCCACCGAGCACGGCATTCCAGCCGCACTCGTGTCCCTCTGGGAGGTTTACGAGGAATACACAGGGAAGCGGGAGGAAAAAACCTGAGTTTTCTTTAATTCTTCAATTCTTGAATTATGCTTTGGCGAGGCGTCAGACCCTAAGGTCGTCCTCACCGCTCGGGAATCCGCCGTAGTCATCATCCGCCGAGGGGAATTCCCGTTTAGGTTTTAAAATCTCACGCCCCTCCGTTGAGGAGGTAGAACAGGCCGGCGCCCACGAAGCCGCCCAGAAGTGAGGCCAGGAAATTGGTGGAGTTGTTGTTGGTGATGCCCTCGTTCTCCAGGGTTGCTCCGATGAGGCTGTCCAGATTGACCCCGATGAAACCGCCCAGGGTCACCGCGAGGAGCATGGGGCCCGTTTCCGGGGTCAGGGGGAGGGCAAACAGAGCTATTACCAGCGCTCCGGCAAGGGCAAAGAGCTCACCTGCCAATGACACGGCGCCGTTGGTTCCGGGCCTGGCGGGTTTAAAGTTGGTTATCAGTTTCGGGCTCCTTCCGAAGACCTTTCCGAGCTCGCTGGCGAGTGTGTCTCCGTTTGCTGTTGCGATGGCCGCG belongs to Thermococcus camini and includes:
- a CDS encoding DHHA1 domain-containing protein, encoding MDRGAFLERAREGAELIKMHIELGHTIRIVSHRDADGITAGAILARAVAREGGTFQLSIVKQVSEELIKDLAAEKHRIYVFSDLGSGSMGLIEKYLEGATVVVADHHPPEKESFSTESHVLVNPVPFGANSVRDLSGSGVAYFVAREMNEKNRDLAYIALVGAVGDMQEIDGTFHGMNMDIIEDGKGLGILEIRKELRLFGRESRPLRQMLAYSTNPEIPEVTGDERKAIEWLRAKGFDPDVRYWQLREEEKRKLHDALVIHLIKHGAPKEAIDRLIGDVVVSPLYPEGDPRHEAREFATLLNATGRLNAGTLGVAICLGDEDAYRKARKMLDDYKREQIEARKFIIQNWSMADEGEHAYVFYAGRSIRDTLVGIAANIAINAGLVDPEKPVVVLADSDEDESLVKGSARTTEKALAKGYHLGDALREVAEKLGGEGGGHAIAAGIRFPRDRIEEFIRLFNEALGRQLREGKSGEN
- a CDS encoding KEOPS complex subunit Pcc1, which translates into the protein MRIEARVEMIWHYGDPERAEAIARSLEVDNANIPDDLKKSLNVLTRWENGDVITKVKYSGEIETLIKALDDLVFSIKIAEDVTEKV
- a CDS encoding 30S ribosomal protein S3ae, with the translated sequence MAKVNPRKKAAATKDKWKSKEWYIVYAPDFFGSKEIGLTPADEPEKVIGRVIETTLKDLTGDFTKGQVKLYFQVYDVKGQNAYTKFKGHTLSRSYIRSLVRRRTTRVDGIYNVTTKDGYKLRVMGMVIAYRRIQTSQERAIREIIRDIIYKKAEELDYRDFVLEAVSGKMAAEIAKEARKIYPIKRAEIRKIKVLAEPEA
- a CDS encoding SPOUT family RNA methylase; this encodes MKFLVKTQRGMEGVAANYIREALPDAEIWISPMGYYGLVIVETGDENAGEVMLGIPEIERVIPVLAEVPAELERIVETAEKVVPLIGENETFAVKTKRRGKHGFSSIDVNRELGAKVRELTGADVNLSWPDKIVQVEIIGDRAYVSVLPGEEFRKFTPDKKDARELFRKVTVVQMPYWGGLKVCRSFGEKIGRAAQAFEVKELIIAPKGKMDALELAEFIKGVRVGQESRHRIQRESYPWKVEKVPVSVWDLYQVVRDKRRDKRLLIITDPKGPTVAEVGERLARDMFHAKEVVVFIGSREGIPRGLFRFADYVIDLAPYMTFATEHGIPAALVSLWEVYEEYTGKREEKT
- a CDS encoding DUF92 domain-containing protein — its product is MLERIAVDVAVVAGLGLGSYRFKALDAKGAAAAAALGLVVIELGGIYPFLAMVTFVVIGVLATRYRFMEKVKLGTAQSRNGVRSWGNVLGNGLAAAIFLVFEQLSHMGVFWAATFAAIATANGDTLASELGKVFGRSPKLITNFKPARPGTNGAVSLAGELFALAGALVIALFALPLTPETGPMLLAVTLGGFIGVNLDSLIGATLENEGITNNNSTNFLASLLGGFVGAGLFYLLNGGA